A genomic region of Aureimonas populi contains the following coding sequences:
- a CDS encoding inorganic diphosphatase, translated as MKTLLRAAALLALASTPSLAQGFVAPYAYPQPEEGGEFNVVIEIPAGSFTKYEIDPDNGHVIVDRFQSMPVVYPANYGSIPSSLAGDGDPLDAVVYTREPIVPGAIIRARAIGILKMIDGGEEDDKVVAVPVSDVDPQYDAIAELADMPAVELERLEAFFRVYKDLPAGRKRVELNGYEDAATAISLVDEALAAYRGRGGAANDNAAGNGAAAAR; from the coding sequence ATGAAGACTCTTCTGCGCGCCGCCGCCCTTCTCGCGCTCGCCAGCACGCCCTCCCTCGCACAGGGCTTCGTCGCACCCTACGCCTACCCGCAGCCCGAGGAGGGCGGCGAGTTCAACGTCGTGATCGAGATCCCGGCAGGCAGCTTCACCAAATACGAGATCGACCCCGACAACGGCCATGTGATCGTCGATCGCTTCCAGTCGATGCCCGTCGTCTACCCCGCCAATTACGGCTCCATCCCCTCCTCGCTCGCCGGAGATGGCGACCCGCTGGATGCCGTCGTCTACACGCGCGAGCCCATCGTTCCCGGCGCGATCATCCGCGCCCGCGCCATCGGCATCCTCAAGATGATCGACGGCGGCGAGGAGGACGACAAGGTCGTGGCGGTGCCGGTCTCCGACGTGGACCCGCAATATGACGCCATCGCAGAGCTGGCGGACATGCCGGCCGTCGAGCTCGAGCGGCTGGAAGCCTTCTTCCGTGTCTACAAGGACCTGCCCGCCGGCCGGAAGCGCGTGGAGCTGAACGGCTACGAGGACGCCGCCACCGCCATCTCCCTCGTGGACGAGGCGCTGGCGGCCTATCGCGGGCGTGGCGGCGCCGCCAACGACAATGCGGCCGGCAACGGCGCGGCTGCCGCCCGATAA
- the lpdA gene encoding dihydrolipoyl dehydrogenase, which translates to MSETTAFDLVVIGSGPGGYVCAIKAAQLGLKVAVVEKRKTYGGTCLNVGCIPSKALLHASEMFEEAGHSFADLGIEVTPALNLPRMLEHKDKTVKSNVDGIGFLFKKNKIEGIIGTGRIKAPGTVEVVAEDGATRALAAKSIVIATGSEVAGIPGLAVEFDGQVVVSSDHAIALPKVPETMVVVGGGVIGLELGSVWSRLGAKVTVVEYLDKVLGPMDSEVSTAFQKLLAKQGFDFKLGAKVTGIARDGDKASVTFEPAKGGEPETLSADVVLVATGRRPYTQGLGLEEAGVALDKAGRVEIDAHYKTNVDGIYAIGDVVKGPMLAHKAEDEGVALAEILAGQAGHVNYGVIPSVVYTQPEVASVGVTEDELKASGVAYKVGKFPFMANGRARSMLSTDGFVKILADKETDRVLGVHVLGRGAGELIAEAAVLMEFGGSSEDLARTCHAHPTLSEAMREAAFATFAKPIHI; encoded by the coding sequence ATGTCCGAAACAACCGCCTTCGATCTCGTCGTCATCGGCTCCGGCCCCGGCGGCTATGTCTGCGCCATCAAGGCCGCGCAGCTTGGCCTGAAGGTCGCCGTCGTCGAAAAGCGCAAGACCTATGGAGGCACCTGCCTGAATGTCGGCTGCATCCCCTCCAAGGCTCTCTTGCACGCCTCGGAGATGTTCGAGGAGGCCGGGCACAGCTTCGCCGATCTCGGCATCGAGGTGACGCCGGCGCTGAATCTGCCCCGGATGCTGGAGCACAAGGACAAGACCGTGAAGTCGAATGTCGACGGCATCGGCTTTCTGTTCAAGAAGAACAAGATCGAGGGCATCATCGGCACGGGGCGCATCAAGGCGCCCGGCACGGTGGAGGTCGTGGCCGAGGACGGCGCGACGCGTGCGCTCGCGGCGAAGTCCATCGTGATCGCCACCGGCTCCGAGGTGGCGGGCATTCCCGGCCTCGCGGTGGAGTTCGACGGGCAGGTTGTGGTCTCTTCCGACCATGCCATCGCGCTTCCCAAGGTGCCGGAGACCATGGTGGTCGTGGGCGGCGGCGTGATCGGGCTCGAGCTCGGCTCGGTCTGGTCCCGCCTCGGCGCCAAGGTCACGGTGGTCGAGTATCTCGACAAGGTGCTCGGGCCGATGGATTCGGAAGTGTCCACCGCCTTCCAGAAGCTTCTCGCCAAGCAGGGCTTCGATTTCAAGCTGGGCGCCAAGGTGACGGGCATCGCCCGTGACGGCGACAAGGCGAGCGTGACCTTCGAGCCGGCCAAGGGGGGCGAGCCCGAGACGCTTTCGGCCGATGTGGTGCTGGTGGCGACCGGCCGGCGGCCCTACACGCAGGGGCTGGGCCTCGAGGAGGCGGGCGTCGCGCTCGACAAGGCAGGGCGCGTGGAGATCGACGCGCACTACAAGACCAATGTGGACGGAATCTACGCCATCGGCGACGTGGTGAAGGGGCCGATGCTGGCCCACAAGGCCGAGGACGAAGGCGTGGCGCTGGCCGAAATCCTGGCGGGGCAGGCCGGGCACGTGAATTACGGCGTGATCCCCTCCGTCGTCTACACCCAGCCGGAGGTCGCCTCGGTGGGCGTGACGGAAGACGAGCTGAAGGCCTCGGGCGTCGCCTACAAGGTCGGCAAGTTCCCCTTCATGGCCAACGGGCGGGCGCGCTCCATGCTCTCCACCGACGGCTTCGTGAAGATCCTGGCCGACAAGGAGACCGACCGTGTGCTGGGTGTGCATGTGCTCGGGCGCGGCGCGGGCGAGCTGATCGCCGAGGCGGCGGTGCTGATGGAGTTCGGCGGTTCCTCAGAGGACCTCGCCCGCACCTGCCACGCGCACCCCACCCTGTCGGAGGCCATGCGCGAGGCCGCCTTCGCGACCTTCGCCAAGCCCATCCACATCTGA
- a CDS encoding MAPEG family protein yields MESLPAEILVLALGVVLLFVHTTLQGMLATKERGSQWNAGPRDGEAKPLGVHAGRAQRALDNFKETFPAFIALALALSVTQRTGGIGAVGAWLWLVARIAYIPLYLLGVPYVRSLVWLASLLGLVLMLIRLF; encoded by the coding sequence ATGGAAAGCCTGCCGGCCGAAATCCTCGTTCTGGCCCTCGGGGTCGTGCTTCTCTTCGTCCACACCACGCTTCAGGGCATGCTGGCCACGAAGGAGCGGGGTTCGCAATGGAACGCGGGCCCGCGCGACGGGGAGGCCAAGCCCCTCGGCGTCCATGCCGGGCGTGCCCAGCGGGCGCTCGACAATTTCAAGGAAACCTTTCCGGCCTTCATCGCGCTGGCGCTGGCGCTTTCCGTCACGCAGCGCACCGGGGGGATCGGGGCCGTGGGCGCCTGGCTGTGGCTCGTGGCCCGCATCGCCTATATCCCGCTCTACCTTCTGGGCGTGCCCTATGTGCGCAGCCTCGTCTGGCTGGCCTCGCTCCTCGGCCTCGTCCTGATGCTCATCCGCCTTTTCTGA